The window tggtacttctgtgcaattaactcgaCTCCGGCACCTCCGCGTACGAAGttgcaagaaaaagaaaaaacttccACGCACGAGGTGAGATGGGCGAGatgtcgccggcggcggcgccgccgctgGAAGACGAAAACCTactctccgagatcctcctccgcctccccccgCTGCCGTCCTCCCTTCCCCGCGCATCCGCCGTCTGCAAGCCCTGGCGCCTCCTCGTATCAAACCCCGGCTTCGTGCGCCGCTTCCGCCGCCACCACCGACGCAGCCCTCCCCTCCTCGGCTGCTTCGTCCTAGACCGGGGAGGCGTCTCTTTCACACCTACCATGGATTCCACGGATCGTGTCCCCGCCGGGCACTTCTCCTTGCAGCTCGACGACGGCAACCGCTTCTGTCTCCTCGGCTGTCGCCATGGCCTTGTGCTCATCTCCAACGATACACGGAAGCAAGTCTTGGTGTGGGACCCCGTCACCGGCGACCAGCACCACATCGCCTTTCCCCCATGCTTCGACACATACCCGATTCATGGGGCGGTGCTTCGTGCTGCCGGCGAGGTGGACCCCTTCCAGGTGGTCCTGGTACAGGTCGTATGGGACGAAGAGCATTTGCGAGTGCTCGCCTGCGTTTACTCGTCAGAGACCGGCGGATGGGGTAATCTTATCTTAATACCAATTCCATCATCGGTTTATTGTGCGGGCATGCCAGCCGTGTTGGTTGGGAATTCCTTCTACTGGCGTCTTGCTGGGTGTTTTT is drawn from Triticum dicoccoides isolate Atlit2015 ecotype Zavitan chromosome 6B, WEW_v2.0, whole genome shotgun sequence and contains these coding sequences:
- the LOC119320731 gene encoding uncharacterized protein LOC119320731 codes for the protein MSPAAAPPLEDENLLSEILLRLPPLPSSLPRASAVCKPWRLLVSNPGFVRRFRRHHRRSPPLLGCFVLDRGGVSFTPTMDSTDRVPAGHFSLQLDDGNRFCLLGCRHGLVLISNDTRKQVLVWDPVTGDQHHIAFPPCFDTYPIHGAVLRAAGEVDPFQVVLVQVVWDEEHLRVLACVYSSETGGWGNLILIPIPSSVYCAGMPAVLVGNSFYWRLAGCFCAILEFDLERQSLAVIQVPVGEENSFTVMRAEGGGLGLLSVSGFTAQLWKREIDSDGLSSWGMGRTIELDKLLSLNPEKERVPPRIHGLAEYNNVVFLTRGDGSVIMLHLESLKFKKFHGIVKGLYHHQFESVYSAGTSIGGGHDGAELLHNS